The genomic interval TGCTTTCTGAGACTTTCtgaggttttttttttcaaaatggtaTATCTACTAGCTATAATAGTATTGATGCTAGCTTCAGTATCACGGTCTTTCCGTATGGAGCACACGGGCCGTGTGGACTGGCAGAAGAGCGTTCGACCAGGGGAGGGATGCCCTAAAAAGTGTCACCCTGAACGGTGCCCAGATCTTAGGCATATGCAGGGCTGTCCAGGCGGGCTGGTGCGAGACCAGTGTGGCTGCTGCTGGGAATGTGGAAATGATGAAGGACAACTGTGTGACCCACAGCCCAGGTCTGGGTCTACTTTCTATGGCCGCTGTGCTGAAGGTCTACGGTGCAGGGGTCCACGCAAAAACCCTGCAGGCGAACCGAGGGCAGTCTGCGTGTGCAGCAAGCAGGAAACGCTTTGCGGATCAGACGGGAAGACGTACAAAAATATCTGTCAATTTCGGGCGGCCCAACGCAAGCAGGGCAAGGGTCAGATGTTGACGATGGTACACCACGGACCCTGCAAGGCAAGTGAGTATCCGTAAACTTCTAATTATTCCCACTTGCAtgaactttaaataaaaatatgcattcTTTTAACAAACGTTGGGTTATACCCaaattgctgggttgttt from Misgurnus anguillicaudatus chromosome 16, ASM2758022v2, whole genome shotgun sequence carries:
- the kazald2 gene encoding kazal-type serine peptidase inhibitor domain 2 — encoded protein: MVYLLAIIVLMLASVSRSFRMEHTGRVDWQKSVRPGEGCPKKCHPERCPDLRHMQGCPGGLVRDQCGCCWECGNDEGQLCDPQPRSGSTFYGRCAEGLRCRGPRKNPAGEPRAVCVCSKQETLCGSDGKTYKNICQFRAAQRKQGKGQMLTMVHHGPCKAKPVITHAPRDIITPKGSDVIFSCEVSSYPLASIQWRKEGDIVSFPADDSSMAVQARGGSRRFELTGWLQIQAVGPSDAGVYTCTARNAFGEVSASARLQVTHGGSQQSKDLRPIEKGEYRITEEEEEANVDDEDYEGRPSGYMYL